Proteins encoded in a region of the Cytobacillus pseudoceanisediminis genome:
- a CDS encoding DUF1292 domain-containing protein, producing MNHGDNNITVIDEEGNEQLCEVLFTFDSEEFGKSYVLYYPVGADENDDEEIEIHASAFSPSEDSKDGELQPIETEEEWDLIEEMLNTFLDEQED from the coding sequence ATGAACCATGGAGATAACAACATTACTGTAATTGACGAGGAAGGCAACGAGCAGCTTTGCGAAGTATTGTTCACGTTCGATTCCGAAGAATTCGGCAAATCATATGTCCTGTACTACCCAGTGGGGGCAGATGAAAATGATGATGAAGAAATTGAAATTCATGCATCGGCATTCAGCCCAAGCGAAGACAGCAAGGACGGCGAACTGCAGCCAATCGAAACAGAAGAGGAATGGGATTTAATTGAAGAAATGCTTAACACATTCCTTGATGAGCAGGAAGATTAA
- the ruvX gene encoding Holliday junction resolvase RuvX: MRTMGLDVGSKTVGVALSDAFGWTAQGLETIKISEEEKEFGFERISEIIKEHEVSKIVVGLPKNMNGTIGPRGEASQFYASELEKLFGLPVVLWDERLSTMAAERVLLEADVSRKKRKKVIDKMAAVMILQGFLNSQI, from the coding sequence ATGCGGACTATGGGACTGGATGTCGGCTCTAAGACAGTCGGCGTCGCTCTAAGTGATGCGTTTGGATGGACAGCGCAGGGCTTGGAAACCATCAAAATCAGCGAGGAAGAAAAAGAGTTTGGTTTTGAAAGAATTAGTGAAATAATAAAAGAGCATGAAGTCAGTAAAATTGTTGTCGGCTTGCCTAAAAATATGAATGGAACCATTGGCCCCCGCGGAGAAGCAAGCCAGTTCTATGCTTCAGAGCTGGAAAAGCTATTTGGTCTTCCAGTCGTATTATGGGACGAACGTCTCTCTACAATGGCAGCTGAAAGAGTTTTGCTTGAAGCGGATGTCAGCCGCAAGAAACGGAAAAAGGTCATTGATAAAATGGCAGCCGTCATGATTTTACAAGGCTTTTTAAATAGCCAAATTTAA
- the alaS gene encoding alanine--tRNA ligase: protein MKQLSGAEIRRMFLDFFKEKGHAVEPSASLVPHEDPSLLWINSGVATLKKYFDGRVIPENPRITNAQKSIRTNDIENVGKTARHHTFFEMLGNFSIGDYFKEEAIIWAWEFLTDKNWIGFEDEKLSVTIHPEDDEAFKIWREKVGVPEERIIRLEGNFWDIGEGPSGPNTEIFYDRGPEYGNDPEDPELYPGGENDRYLEVWNLVFSEFNHNPDGTYTPLPKKNIDTGMGLERMASVVQNVPTNFDTDLFMPIIRGTEEISGKKYGASKETDVAFKVIADHIRTVAFAVGDGALPSNEGRGYVLRRLLRRAVRYAKQININEPFMYDLVPVVGEIMHDFYPEVKEKTEFIQKVIKNEEERFHETLHEGLAILSSVIKKEKEKGSVTIQGADVFRLYDTYGFPVELTEEYAEEEGMKVDHAGFEKEMEGQRERARSARQDVDSMQVQGGVLGELKIESEFVGYDKLQTAAKVAAIVKDGQLIDEAHAGEEVQLILNETPFYAESGGQIADQGTLKAEGLKVSIKDVQKAPNGQNLHRAVIEEGTLKAEESVLASVDEQIRSKVIKNHTATHLLHQALKDVLGSHVNQAGSLVGPDRLRFDFSHFGQITSEELEKIEAIVNEQIWESLDVDINFKDIDEAKAMGAMALFGEKYGKIVRVVQVGDYSLELCGGCHVPNTSSIGLFKIQSESGIGAGTRRIEAVTGEAAYKLMNDQIHVLKEASGKLKTNPKDLSSRIDVLLGEMKQLQRENESLAAKLGNIEAGSLVSKAKEINGITVLAEKVQASDMNNLRNMADDLKQKLGSGVVVLGSVNEGKVNIIAGVTDDLIKKGFHAGKAVKEVAAKCGGGGGGRPDMAQAGGKDPEKLESALQFVEEWVKSV from the coding sequence ATGAAACAATTATCAGGTGCAGAAATACGCCGAATGTTTTTAGACTTCTTCAAGGAGAAAGGACACGCTGTTGAACCCAGCGCTTCCCTAGTTCCGCACGAAGACCCTTCTCTGCTTTGGATTAATAGTGGTGTTGCCACTCTAAAAAAATATTTTGACGGCCGTGTCATCCCAGAGAATCCAAGGATTACAAATGCCCAAAAATCCATCCGCACCAACGATATCGAAAATGTAGGCAAAACAGCAAGGCACCATACATTTTTTGAAATGCTTGGCAATTTCTCAATTGGTGATTACTTTAAAGAAGAAGCCATCATTTGGGCCTGGGAGTTTTTGACTGATAAAAATTGGATTGGGTTTGAAGATGAAAAGCTATCTGTTACGATTCATCCCGAAGATGACGAAGCTTTTAAAATCTGGCGGGAAAAAGTGGGGGTTCCGGAAGAAAGAATTATCCGCCTCGAAGGAAACTTCTGGGATATTGGAGAAGGCCCAAGCGGCCCAAATACAGAAATTTTCTATGATCGCGGACCCGAATATGGAAATGACCCGGAAGATCCTGAACTATACCCAGGCGGTGAAAATGATCGCTATTTAGAAGTTTGGAACCTTGTGTTTTCTGAATTCAATCATAATCCGGATGGCACCTATACGCCTCTTCCAAAGAAAAATATTGATACCGGTATGGGTCTTGAACGGATGGCATCTGTCGTACAAAATGTGCCTACAAACTTTGATACAGATTTATTTATGCCGATTATCCGAGGAACAGAAGAAATCTCGGGCAAGAAATATGGAGCTTCTAAAGAAACCGATGTTGCATTTAAAGTTATTGCTGATCATATCCGCACAGTAGCATTCGCAGTGGGGGATGGTGCACTGCCTTCCAATGAAGGACGGGGTTATGTTTTGAGAAGATTGCTTCGCCGTGCAGTCAGATATGCCAAGCAAATCAATATAAATGAGCCATTCATGTATGATTTGGTGCCGGTAGTAGGGGAAATAATGCATGACTTCTATCCGGAAGTAAAAGAAAAAACAGAATTTATTCAAAAAGTCATCAAAAATGAAGAAGAACGTTTCCATGAAACACTTCATGAAGGTCTGGCCATCCTGTCATCTGTAATTAAGAAAGAAAAGGAAAAAGGCAGTGTTACGATTCAGGGGGCAGATGTCTTCCGACTTTATGATACGTATGGATTCCCCGTAGAATTAACTGAGGAATATGCGGAAGAAGAAGGAATGAAAGTGGATCATGCCGGGTTTGAAAAGGAAATGGAAGGTCAGCGTGAGCGTGCACGTTCAGCGCGCCAGGATGTAGATTCCATGCAGGTCCAAGGCGGCGTATTAGGTGAGCTGAAAATTGAAAGCGAATTTGTTGGATATGATAAGCTTCAGACAGCAGCTAAAGTAGCAGCCATCGTAAAAGACGGGCAGCTAATTGATGAAGCCCATGCTGGTGAAGAAGTCCAGCTGATTCTGAATGAAACACCATTTTACGCAGAGAGCGGCGGACAGATTGCGGACCAGGGAACTCTTAAAGCAGAGGGTTTAAAGGTTTCCATTAAGGATGTTCAAAAAGCGCCAAATGGACAAAACCTTCATAGAGCTGTCATTGAAGAAGGGACCCTGAAGGCTGAAGAATCTGTATTGGCTTCGGTAGATGAGCAAATACGTTCTAAGGTAATCAAGAATCACACAGCAACTCACTTGCTTCATCAGGCTTTAAAAGATGTATTGGGAAGCCATGTCAACCAGGCTGGATCTCTGGTAGGTCCTGATCGCCTGCGCTTTGACTTCTCTCATTTCGGTCAAATTACCTCTGAAGAACTGGAGAAGATTGAGGCTATTGTCAACGAACAAATTTGGGAAAGCCTTGATGTTGATATCAATTTCAAAGATATTGACGAGGCAAAGGCAATGGGGGCTATGGCACTATTTGGAGAGAAATATGGAAAAATCGTCCGTGTTGTTCAGGTTGGAGATTATAGTCTTGAGCTTTGCGGCGGGTGCCATGTTCCGAACACTTCTTCGATCGGATTGTTTAAGATTCAATCGGAAAGCGGAATTGGGGCAGGAACTCGCAGAATTGAAGCTGTAACCGGCGAGGCTGCATACAAGCTGATGAACGACCAGATTCATGTTTTAAAAGAAGCTTCAGGCAAATTAAAAACCAATCCAAAAGATTTATCTTCAAGAATTGATGTGCTGCTTGGAGAAATGAAGCAGCTGCAGCGAGAAAACGAATCTTTAGCTGCGAAATTGGGCAATATTGAAGCAGGGAGCCTGGTATCAAAGGCGAAAGAAATCAACGGCATTACTGTTCTTGCTGAGAAGGTCCAGGCGTCAGACATGAATAACCTGCGCAATATGGCCGACGATTTAAAACAAAAGCTCGGATCTGGAGTTGTTGTATTAGGCAGTGTAAATGAGGGTAAAGTGAATATTATAGCTGGGGTAACAGATGACCTTATCAAAAAAGGTTTCCATGCGGGCAAAGCGGTCAAAGAAGTCGCTGCAAAATGCGGCGGCGGAGGAGGCGGCCGTCCGGACATGGCCCAGGCTGGCGGAAAAGACCCGGAAAAACTTGAAAGTGCTCTGCAATTTGTGGAAGAATGGGTTAAATCCGTTTGA
- a CDS encoding IreB family regulatory phosphoprotein, translated as MSSFDKTMRFNFPEEPIEQDVNEVLFQVYGALQEKGYNPINQIVGYLLSGDPAYIPRHKDARNIIRKLERDEIIEELVKSYLKQQREG; from the coding sequence ATGAGCTCATTTGATAAAACAATGAGGTTCAATTTTCCTGAGGAACCAATCGAACAAGATGTGAATGAAGTTCTTTTTCAAGTTTATGGGGCCCTCCAGGAAAAAGGGTATAACCCTATTAACCAAATTGTCGGTTATCTGCTGTCCGGGGATCCAGCTTACATTCCCCGCCATAAGGATGCCCGCAATATCATCCGTAAACTTGAACGGGATGAGATCATCGAAGAATTGGTTAAATCATACTTAAAACAGCAGCGTGAGGGGTAA